One part of the Populus alba chromosome 18, ASM523922v2, whole genome shotgun sequence genome encodes these proteins:
- the LOC118051637 gene encoding casein kinase 1-like protein 3 — MERIIGGKYKLGRKIGSGSFGEIYLATHIDTFEIVAIKIENSKTKHPQLLYEAKLYNILQGGSGIPSIKWSGVDGEDNALVLDLLGPSLEDLFVYCGRKFSLKTVLMLADQMITRIEYVHSKGFLHRDIKPDNFLMGLGRKANQVYIIDFGLAKRYRDATTNRHIPYRENKNLTGTARYASCNTHLGIEQSRRDDLESLGYVLLYFLRGSLPWQGLKAATKKQKYDKICEKKLSTPIEVLCKSHPVEFASYMHYCHSLTFDQRPDYGFLKRLFRDLFSHEGYEFDYVFDWTIIKYQQAQKNRSQPRSSPNPGACSSHAVQTDMENHQGSHNACYSSEIMRSTGPGIRMQSKSGMGKNLISGIHADKNIASEHIPSTSFQVGGTSKRHASKPVLPTESANPAHGHNNKIGPSSSWISSLQRIHSAK, encoded by the exons ATGGAACGGATCATCGGTGGAAAGTACAAGCTTGGCCGCAAGATCGGCAGTGGATCCTTCGGTGAAATATATCTAG CTACTCATATCGATACGTTTGAGATCGTTGCTATTAAGATA GAGAACAGTAAAACAAAGCATCCACAGTTGCTTTACGAGGCGAAGTTATATAATATTCTTCAAGGAGGAA GCGGTATTCCCAGTATCAAATGGTCAGGAGTAGACGGGGAGGACAATGCACTTGTGCTAGATTTGTTAGGACCGAGCCTGGAGGACCTGTTTGTGTATTGCGGGAGGAAGTTCTCACTCAAGACTGTGTTAATGTTGGCTGATCAAATG atTACCAGGATAGAATATGTGCACTCTAAAGGATTTCTGCACAGAGATATAAAACCTGATAACTTTCTCATGGGTCTAGGTCGAAAGGCAAATCAG GTTTACATAATTGATTTTGGGCTTGCAAAAAGATATCGAGATGCAACAACCAATCGTCATATTCCTTACAG GGAGAACAAAAACTTAACAGGAACTGCACGATATGCCAGTTGCAATACTCATCTTGGAATTG AACAAAGTCGGCGGGATGATTTAGAGTCACTTGGCTACGTGCTGTTATATTTTCTGAGAGGAAG TCTTCCATGGCAGGGTTTAAAAGCTGCCACAAAGAAGCAGAAATATGACAAAATATGTGAAAAGAAGTTATCAACTCCTATTGAG GTTCTGTGCAAATCCCATCCTGTGGAGTTTGCTTCATATATGCATTACTGCCATTCACTGACATTTGATCAACGGCCCGATTATGGATTCTTGAAGCGCTTGTTTCGTGATCTATTTTCCCATGAAG GATATGAATTTGATTATGTGTTTGATTGGACAATCATAAAGTATCAGCAGGCACAAAAGAATAGATCTCAACCTCGATCATCG CCAAATCCTGGGGCATGTAGCAGTCATGCAGTGCAGACAGACATGGAGAATCATCAAG GAAGTCATAATGCCTGTTATTCATCAGAGATCATGCGATCAACTGGTCCTGGCATACGCATGCAATCCAAATCAGGGATGGGAAAGAATCTGATTTCTGGTATTCATGCAGACAAGAAC ATTGCGAGTGAACACATACCCTCCACTTCATTTCAAGTTGGTGGGACATCAAAACGACATGCCTCAAAGCCTGTTCTGCCAACTGAAAGTGCTAACCCTGCTCATGgacacaacaataaaattggTCCTTCCAGTAGCTGGATATCATCATTGCAACGCATTCATTCTGCAAAGTGA
- the LOC118051636 gene encoding probable RNA methyltransferase At5g51130, which produces MTEEKENKTGIMERKQKRKQNDRNKKNPENQNNHNQDQDQKNAVKEDKEKKSEGKTTKQEVTSEDNNKKKHKIVFPFGNYRNYYGYRINEVDGDPRLKVFERDWFQGKDCLDIGCNSGILTIQIARKFHCKSILGIDIDSDRVSDAYWHLRKFARTENVEKNSTKVTRLDVKNKVNGAKHSASASSVETKEDSSSSSKGDLLDVVSFRQENFVQSQRPLEKQYDTILCLSVTKWIHLNWGDDGLITLFSKIWRLLHPGGILVLEPQPWQSYEKNRRVSETTAMNYRTIMFRPESFREILLDKIGFRRAEDITDGLSGSKAGFDRPIFVYHK; this is translated from the exons ATgacagaagagaaagaaaacaaaaccggAATCATGGAGAGGAAGCAGAAGCGGAAGCAAAATGATAGAAATAAGAAGAATCCAGAAAACcaaaacaatcacaatcaaGATCAAGATCAGAAGAATGCAGTAAAAGAGgataaggagaaaaaaagtgaaggaaaaacaacaaaacaagaagTTACCTCAGAagacaacaacaagaagaaacacAAAATTGTATTTCCTTTCGGCAATTATAGAAACTACTATGGTTATCGT ATTAATGAAGTGGATGGAGATCCAAGACTTAAGGTCTTTGAGAGGGATTGGTTTCAAGGCAAGGATTGTCTTGACATTGGTTGCAATAGTGGCATTCTCACCATTCaaattg CAAGGAAGTTTCACTGCAAAAGCATTCTTGGAATCGACATCGACTCTG aTAGAGTTTCAGATGCATATTGGCATTTGAGAAAATTTGCAAGAACAGAAAATGTTGAGAAAAACAGTACAAAGGTTACCAGAttggatgttaaaaataaagtaaatggtGCCAAGCATAGTGCATCTGCTTCTTCGGTTGAGACAAAAGAGGATAGCTCATCTTCTAGTAAAGGAGATCTACTTGATGTAGTTTCTTTCCGACAAGAAAATTTTGTTCAGAGTCAGCGTCCATTAGAGAAGCAATATGATACAATTCTTTG TTTGAGTGTGACAAAATGGATTCATCTGAACTGGGGGGATGATGGATTGAttactttattttcaaaaatatggaGGCTTCTACATCCG GGTGGCATTCTAGTGCTAGAACCTCAACCTTGGCAGTCATATGAGAAGAATCGACGTGTCTCTGAG ACAACAGCAATGAATTATCGAACTATCATGTTTCGTCCAGAAAGTTTTAGGGAAATTCTTCTGGATAAG ATTGGATTTAGACGGGCAGAGGACATTACTGATGGCCTGTCAGGCAGCAAAGCTGGATTTGATAGACCCATTTTTGTCTACCACAAATGA